ACGCATGATAGCTACCAAACATTAATACTTGTTTCACCACAGATTAACACAGATTTCCACGGATATAAAGAAAATATTCTGTGAAAATCTGTGGTAATCTGTGGTAAGAATAAAATAAGATAAAATGGAAAAGAATGCAAAGATATATGTAGCAGGACACCGCGGTCTTGTAGGCTCTGCTATCTGGAAAAATTTGCAAGATAAAGGATATACCAATCTGATAGGTCGTTCCCATAAGGAACTTGACCTACTGGACGGTGCAGCTGTCCGCAAGTTCTTTGATGAAGAAAAACCGGAGTATGTATTCCTTGCCGCTGCCTTTGTAGGCGGTATCATGGCAAACAGTATCTACCGTGCCGACTTTATTTACAAGAATTTGCAGATTCAGCAGAATGTGATTGGAGAAAGTTTCCGTCACAATGTAAAGAAGTTGCTCTTTCTGGGTAGTACGTGTATTTACCCGCGTGATGCAGAACAGCCCATGAAAGAAGATGTGCTACTCACTTCTCCGCTAGAATACACTAATGAGCCGTATGCCATTGCCAAAATTGCCGGATTAAAGATGTGCGAAAGTTTCAACCTGCAATATGGCACAAACTATATCGCTGTGATGCCGACCAATCTCTACGGTCCGAATGATAATTTCGATTTGGAACGCAGTCATGTATTGCCTGCCATGATTCGAAAAATCCATCTGGCTCACTGTTTGAAAGAAGGCGATTGGGAAGCTGTACGCAAGGATATGAACCTGCGTCCGGTAGAAGGTGTCAATGGTGACAGCTCCAAAGAAGAGATCCTCGCTATTCTAGGAAAATATGGTATCAGCGACACGGAAGTGACGCTTTGGGGCACAGGCACTCCGCTTCGTGAATTCCTTTGGAGTGAAGAAATGGCAGATGCCAGCGTATTCGTCATGGAACATGTGGACTTCAAGGATACCTATAAAGAAGGTGACAAGGATATTCGCAACTGCCACATCAACATCGGAACCGGTAAGGAAATCACAATCCGCCAACTTGCCGAAAGTATCGTAGAAACCGTAGGGTATCAAGGTAAACTGACCTTCGACAGCAGTAAACCGGACGGCACTATGCGGAAACTGACCGACCCTTCAAAACTGCATGCGCTCGGATGGCATCATAAAATCGAAATCGAGGAAGGCGTACGGAAAATGTACGAATGGTACTTGAAATAAGAAGTAAAACAATCTGTTGATATGCTATCAGCATCATTATTTTAGCTTATAGCATAATTAATTATCATTATAGCATATATGATTTTCATTATAGCATATCAGAATTAGCTCATAGCATATCACAGATTTTCTCCCTCTTCCCCCCCCTCTACCCAAAAATTCTTCACTCATAGTTCTTCATTCTTAATTAAATTGTTATATTTGCACAATTTAATACCAAATGTGCAAAAACAATGGAACAGAGTTTTATAGCTTACATTGAAAACAGTATCAAGAATAATTGGGACTTGGATGCCTTGACCGATTACAAGGGTGCCACCCTACAGTATAAAGACGTAGCTCGCAAAATCGAAAAACTCCATATCATTTTTGAGGAAAGTGGAATCCGCAAGGGAGACAAGATTGCCGTATGCGGAAGAAACAGTTCGCATTGGGGAGTAACTTTCCTGGCTACGCTGACATATGGAGCGGTTATCGTGCCTATTCTCCATGAGTTTAAAGCAGACAATGTGCACAACATCGTCAACCACTCCGAAGCGAAATTGCTACTTGTAGGAGACATGGTATGGGAAAACCTGAACGAATCGGCAATGCCGCTACTGGAAGGTATCCTGATGATGAACGATTTCAGTCTGCTGGTATCGCGCAGCGAACGTCTGACTTACGCACGCGAACATCTGAATGAAATGTTCGGTAAGAAATACCCCAAGAACTTCCGAAAAGAACATGTCGCATATCATAAAGACGAACCCGAAGAATTAGCCGTTATCAATTATACTTCCGGCACGACCAGTTACTCCAAAGGAGTAATGCTCCCCTATCGCAGTTTGTGGTCGAATACCCAATTTGCATTTGATGTGTTGGATTTGAAAGCCGGAGATAAAATCGTATCCATGCTTCCTATGGCGCACATGTACGGATTGGCGTTCGAATTTCTTTATGAGTTTGCCGTCGGATGCCACATTTACTTCCTTACCCGCATGCCGAGTCCGAAAATCATCTTCCAGGCATTTGAAGAAGTTAAACCCAGCTTGATTGTGGCTGTCCCGCTTATCATCGAAAAAATCATAAAGAAAAGCGTACTTCCGAAACTGGAAACTCCTGCTATGAAGATATTGTTGAAAGTACCTATCATCAATGATAAAATCAAAGCAACAGTACGCGAGGAGATGATAAAAGCATTCGGTGGGAACTTTAAAGAAATTATCGTCGGGGG
This portion of the Bacteroides acidifaciens genome encodes:
- a CDS encoding GDP-L-fucose synthase family protein yields the protein MEKNAKIYVAGHRGLVGSAIWKNLQDKGYTNLIGRSHKELDLLDGAAVRKFFDEEKPEYVFLAAAFVGGIMANSIYRADFIYKNLQIQQNVIGESFRHNVKKLLFLGSTCIYPRDAEQPMKEDVLLTSPLEYTNEPYAIAKIAGLKMCESFNLQYGTNYIAVMPTNLYGPNDNFDLERSHVLPAMIRKIHLAHCLKEGDWEAVRKDMNLRPVEGVNGDSSKEEILAILGKYGISDTEVTLWGTGTPLREFLWSEEMADASVFVMEHVDFKDTYKEGDKDIRNCHINIGTGKEITIRQLAESIVETVGYQGKLTFDSSKPDGTMRKLTDPSKLHALGWHHKIEIEEGVRKMYEWYLK
- a CDS encoding long-chain fatty acid--CoA ligase codes for the protein MEQSFIAYIENSIKNNWDLDALTDYKGATLQYKDVARKIEKLHIIFEESGIRKGDKIAVCGRNSSHWGVTFLATLTYGAVIVPILHEFKADNVHNIVNHSEAKLLLVGDMVWENLNESAMPLLEGILMMNDFSLLVSRSERLTYAREHLNEMFGKKYPKNFRKEHVAYHKDEPEELAVINYTSGTTSYSKGVMLPYRSLWSNTQFAFDVLDLKAGDKIVSMLPMAHMYGLAFEFLYEFAVGCHIYFLTRMPSPKIIFQAFEEVKPSLIVAVPLIIEKIIKKSVLPKLETPAMKILLKVPIINDKIKATVREEMIKAFGGNFKEIIVGGAAFNQEVEQFLKMIDFPYTVGYGMTECGPIICYEDWTKFKPGSCGKAAPRMDVRILSSDPENIVGEIVCKGPNVMLGYYKNEEATQEVIDKDGWLHTGDLALMDAEGNVTIKGRSKNLLLSASGQNIYPEEIEDKLNNMPYVAESIIVQQNEKLVGLVYPDFDDAFAHGLKNEDIERVMEENRVTLNTMLPAYSQISKMKIYPEEFEKTPKKSIKRYLYQEAKG